In a genomic window of Anaerohalosphaeraceae bacterium:
- the nikR gene encoding nickel-responsive transcriptional regulator NikR, with the protein MSKIERVGISLEQELLAKFDGLIEKQGYPNRSEAVRDLIRARLEQQQLADPSADAVAAILLIYDHHLTGLTAKLTHLQHSHLLHIITTTHVHLDHHNCLEVIILKGKVKEIQSLADRMTSLKGVKLSRVNIMSATGA; encoded by the coding sequence ATGAGCAAAATTGAACGCGTGGGAATCTCGCTGGAGCAGGAGCTTCTTGCCAAATTTGACGGCCTGATTGAAAAGCAGGGGTATCCGAACCGCTCCGAGGCCGTGCGTGACCTGATTCGGGCGCGGCTGGAGCAGCAGCAATTGGCCGACCCCTCGGCGGATGCCGTGGCGGCGATTCTGTTAATTTATGACCATCATCTGACCGGCTTGACTGCAAAACTTACCCATCTTCAGCACAGCCACCTTCTCCATATTATCACCACAACCCACGTCCATCTGGACCATCACAATTGTCTGGAGGTCATTATCCTCAAAGGGAAAGTAAAGGAAATCCAGTCGCTGGCCGACCGGATGACCAGTCTGAAGGGGGTCAAATTGAGCCGTGTGAATATTATGTCGGCCACAGGGGCTTAA
- a CDS encoding ATP-binding cassette domain-containing protein, translated as MAISISLSDIQVRRGGRTILSVEQLTIPAGGFTVLAGHNGAGKTTLLKVCCGLIRPTRGIVRLNGQEIFRGWKGRFGPYRNPIGYVPQQTETNAHLPFTVQEVVSMGLPGRLFGRQTAQDRQTVLQRLDEMGLAEQSGQTFRSLSGGQQQKVLIARAMAANPRLLLLDEPGTYLDPFWKKQLGEILQRLHSTYSLTIVMISHDWDWIPECCRQVVLLECGRVRFAGSRQDFSDRTTELYRIGPADR; from the coding sequence ATGGCGATTTCGATTTCTCTGTCCGATATTCAGGTCCGCCGCGGCGGGCGGACGATTTTGTCGGTGGAACAGCTGACCATTCCGGCAGGCGGTTTTACCGTGCTGGCGGGTCACAACGGAGCCGGCAAGACAACCCTGCTGAAGGTCTGCTGCGGTCTGATTCGCCCCACACGGGGAATCGTGCGGCTCAACGGACAGGAGATTTTCCGCGGCTGGAAAGGACGATTCGGACCGTACCGCAATCCAATCGGCTATGTTCCTCAGCAGACGGAAACCAACGCCCATCTGCCGTTTACCGTGCAGGAGGTGGTCTCGATGGGACTGCCGGGCCGCCTGTTCGGCCGGCAAACGGCCCAGGACCGGCAGACCGTCCTGCAGCGACTGGATGAGATGGGGCTGGCTGAACAAAGCGGGCAGACATTCCGTTCCTTGTCCGGCGGACAGCAGCAGAAGGTCCTGATTGCCCGGGCCATGGCCGCCAACCCCCGACTGCTGCTGCTGGATGAGCCGGGAACTTATCTGGACCCGTTCTGGAAAAAACAGCTCGGCGAGATTCTGCAGCGGCTGCACTCCACATATTCGCTGACGATTGTAATGATTTCCCATGACTGGGACTGGATTCCGGAGTGCTGCCGGCAGGTTGTTCTTCTGGAGTGCGGACGGGTGCGGTTTGCCGGAAGCCGTCAGGATTTCTCGGACCGCACGACGGAACTGTATCGAATCGGACCGGCCGACAGATGA
- the rsfS gene encoding ribosome silencing factor, giving the protein MAAKKTTKKKPAEKTPTRRKTKKEPIAPDRQFAMAAAAIARDRHCSDIVILDLRKISPATNYFVIATSTSDRQARSVADEISDAGERFNYPRFGRAGYEQGRWILLDFVDVVVHLFNAETRAYYNLEMLWGDAQRLELEEPGKR; this is encoded by the coding sequence TTGGCAGCCAAAAAAACGACAAAAAAGAAGCCGGCCGAGAAAACACCGACCCGGCGAAAAACCAAAAAGGAACCCATCGCACCGGACCGGCAGTTTGCGATGGCGGCGGCGGCGATTGCGCGGGACCGTCACTGCAGCGATATTGTAATTCTGGACCTGCGGAAAATCAGTCCGGCAACGAATTATTTTGTGATTGCCACCAGCACCAGCGACCGGCAGGCCCGCAGCGTCGCCGATGAGATTTCGGACGCAGGCGAGCGGTTCAATTACCCGCGGTTCGGGCGGGCCGGCTATGAACAGGGACGGTGGATTCTGCTGGATTTTGTGGATGTGGTGGTGCACCTGTTCAACGCGGAAACGCGGGCGTATTACAATCTGGAGATGCTCTGGGGAGATGCCCAGCGGCTGGAGCTGGAGGAGCCGGGCAAGCGATGA
- a CDS encoding zinc ABC transporter substrate-binding protein: protein MNSKNILLVLGLILLPIVGCRQGREDKTSGASIAVTNTYLLSAVRDLTDGMVPVFCLSEPGMCPGHFDLSPDCLQQLRNSRVLLRFDFQSGLEKQLQRMNLPIRPIEAPPGLCIPQTYLQVCRQVCEALEASFPEHKALLTRRMAELELQVHQAAEQIQMRMEQAGLRNQPVLASRHQAEFARWLGLNVVGMFRSADQMNPAEIADCLEIGRRHQVRLLLANRQEGTGPAERMAAVLGARAAVLSNFPSANSGAKSPFFQMLETNLETLLP from the coding sequence GTGAATTCGAAAAATATTCTGCTGGTTTTGGGCCTTATTCTTTTGCCGATTGTCGGATGCCGACAAGGGCGGGAAGACAAGACATCAGGGGCTTCTATTGCTGTCACCAACACATATCTGCTCTCAGCCGTAAGGGACCTGACGGACGGAATGGTTCCGGTCTTTTGTCTGAGTGAGCCGGGGATGTGTCCGGGCCATTTCGACCTGTCGCCGGATTGCCTTCAGCAGCTTCGAAACAGCCGCGTTCTGCTTCGATTTGATTTTCAGTCAGGGCTGGAAAAACAGCTTCAGCGAATGAATCTGCCGATCAGACCGATTGAGGCGCCGCCGGGGCTTTGTATTCCGCAGACTTATCTTCAGGTGTGCCGACAGGTTTGTGAGGCCCTTGAAGCTTCTTTTCCTGAACACAAAGCCCTCCTGACTCGGCGGATGGCCGAGCTGGAGCTTCAGGTACATCAAGCCGCAGAACAAATCCAAATGCGGATGGAGCAAGCCGGCCTTCGGAATCAGCCGGTTCTGGCGTCCCGTCATCAGGCCGAGTTCGCCCGATGGCTGGGTCTGAACGTCGTCGGGATGTTTCGGTCGGCTGACCAGATGAATCCCGCAGAAATTGCCGACTGTCTGGAAATCGGCCGACGGCATCAGGTGCGTCTGCTGCTTGCCAACCGGCAGGAAGGCACGGGGCCGGCGGAGCGAATGGCCGCTGTACTGGGGGCACGCGCCGCCGTCCTGAGCAACTTTCCTTCCGCAAACAGCGGCGCAAAAAGCCCGTTTTTTCAGATGCTGGAAACGAATCTTGAAACCCTTTTGCCGTAA
- the argS gene encoding arginine--tRNA ligase, with product MKNLLTILEGRISEALRQASGLNEAAALVSPSKNPAFGDYQANGVMAAAKQLKTNPRQLAEQVVRLLQIDDLCETVEIAGPGFINLRLKSSLLEQRLLGMFADPVRLGMEPAEKPQTIVVDYSGPNIAKEMHVGHLRSTIIGDWIARVHDFEGHHVIRQNHIGDWGTQFGKVILALWHICMGEKVHKKEYYVEELKELKENKDNPYTLLSICTRIRDRHNADYENDQTEEYGNGEKVFGPFLSELPNRNKNEIWPKLLYAYQYVNFLDDVLEKMNLTIYTREIINNKAQKKEIPYQDLTRYVTVMLQRSNEMTDKQEYDAWKFVTKTTLRHCNEIYQQLNITLKDDDVRGESFYASMLPEVVRELRQKGLAVESEGAVCVFPKGFVGKDGSPLPFIIQKSDGAYLYATTDLAALRFRIQQLGADKIVYVTDARQTLHFQMLFETARAAGWTDSRVELVHVTFGTMLGPDGRPFKTREGGTVKLKDLLEEAVEKARAVVEEKNPSLPAEQKAAIARAVGIGAVKYADYANNRDTDYVFSFDKMLAMDGNTAPYMQYAYARIRSIERKAAGKEVDVERELAGIERVVLSDAAEIELAKKLISYEQAIESAAASYRPNLLTAYLYDLSQSFSRFYNACPVLGAPADVRPSRLLLCELTARVIRHGMQDLLGIETPEQM from the coding sequence ATGAAGAACCTGCTGACGATTCTGGAGGGGCGGATTTCGGAAGCCCTGCGGCAGGCAAGCGGGCTGAACGAGGCGGCGGCACTGGTGAGCCCGTCAAAAAACCCGGCCTTTGGAGATTACCAGGCCAATGGGGTAATGGCCGCCGCCAAGCAGCTCAAAACAAATCCGAGACAGTTAGCCGAGCAGGTCGTCCGTCTTCTGCAAATAGACGACTTGTGCGAAACCGTCGAGATTGCCGGCCCGGGATTTATCAATCTGCGGCTGAAATCTTCTCTGTTGGAGCAGCGGCTGCTGGGGATGTTCGCCGACCCGGTTCGACTGGGGATGGAACCGGCGGAAAAACCGCAAACCATCGTGGTGGATTATTCCGGGCCGAACATCGCTAAGGAAATGCACGTCGGCCATCTGCGAAGCACCATCATCGGCGACTGGATTGCCCGTGTCCACGACTTTGAAGGCCATCACGTCATCCGCCAGAATCATATCGGCGACTGGGGGACGCAGTTCGGGAAAGTAATCCTTGCACTTTGGCATATATGCATGGGAGAGAAAGTTCACAAGAAAGAATACTATGTTGAAGAACTAAAAGAGCTTAAAGAAAACAAAGATAATCCTTATACATTGCTTAGTATTTGCACAAGAATTCGTGATCGACACAATGCCGATTATGAAAATGACCAAACAGAGGAATATGGAAATGGTGAAAAGGTTTTTGGACCTTTCCTGTCAGAACTCCCCAATCGCAATAAAAATGAAATCTGGCCCAAACTTTTATATGCTTACCAATACGTAAATTTTCTTGATGACGTTCTGGAAAAAATGAACCTAACAATATACACTCGAGAAATTATCAACAACAAAGCTCAAAAAAAAGAAATACCATACCAAGACCTTACTCGTTATGTAACAGTAATGTTACAACGAAGCAACGAGATGACAGACAAACAAGAATATGACGCATGGAAGTTCGTTACAAAGACCACTCTTCGTCACTGCAATGAAATTTATCAGCAGCTTAATATCACATTAAAAGACGACGATGTTAGAGGAGAAAGTTTTTACGCCTCGATGCTGCCGGAGGTAGTCAGGGAGCTGCGGCAGAAAGGGCTGGCCGTCGAGTCAGAGGGGGCGGTGTGCGTATTTCCAAAGGGGTTTGTCGGCAAGGACGGCTCTCCCCTGCCGTTTATTATTCAGAAATCCGACGGTGCCTATCTGTATGCAACGACGGATTTGGCGGCCCTGCGGTTTCGGATTCAGCAGCTGGGAGCAGACAAGATTGTCTATGTGACGGACGCACGGCAGACGCTCCATTTTCAAATGCTGTTCGAGACAGCTCGTGCGGCGGGCTGGACGGACAGCCGGGTGGAGCTGGTGCACGTGACGTTCGGCACGATGCTCGGGCCGGACGGGCGGCCGTTTAAGACACGCGAAGGCGGCACGGTCAAACTGAAGGACCTGCTCGAGGAGGCCGTGGAAAAGGCGCGGGCGGTCGTCGAGGAAAAGAATCCTTCTCTCCCTGCCGAACAAAAGGCGGCCATCGCGCGGGCGGTAGGAATCGGGGCGGTCAAATACGCCGATTACGCCAACAATCGCGATACGGACTACGTGTTCAGCTTCGACAAGATGCTGGCAATGGACGGCAATACGGCCCCGTATATGCAGTATGCCTACGCCCGCATCCGCTCCATCGAGCGCAAGGCGGCGGGCAAAGAAGTGGATGTGGAGCGGGAACTGGCGGGAATCGAGCGGGTTGTCCTGTCGGATGCGGCGGAAATCGAGCTGGCCAAGAAACTTATCAGCTATGAGCAGGCGATTGAATCGGCGGCGGCCTCGTACCGGCCGAATCTGCTGACGGCCTACCTGTACGACCTGTCGCAGTCGTTCAGCCGGTTTTACAATGCCTGTCCGGTGCTGGGGGCGCCGGCAGATGTGCGTCCGAGCCGCCTGCTCCTGTGCGAACTGACTGCACGGGTCATTCGGCACGGAATGCAGGACCTTTTGGGGATAGAAACTCCCGAACAGATGTAG
- a CDS encoding metal ABC transporter permease: MDAYFLPIILTALFCGMGISLLGVFIVGMRMPFIGSCLSHAAMVGAVAAALVNQNPIIGAVLLSTAASGWAAFLPAHQNRLDANTGQAVLLAFLMGLVFLGVGIEQNRRSEMLALLWGNVLFAGWDTAALSGLLFGLLILFLTAFDGEMKAILFSRSLAAATRPYSTLIYFLFLCLTGLMISVTLQTVGGLLLFSLLVCPAAAAYLLGRGYRAVVFLAMLFGVLSAGFGLVISYFLRLPTGACIVLVGTLFFLLAAGLKMLFHIRECGNECCIEHKAG, translated from the coding sequence ATGGATGCCTATTTTCTGCCCATTATCCTGACGGCCCTTTTCTGCGGAATGGGAATCAGTCTGCTGGGGGTCTTTATCGTCGGGATGCGGATGCCGTTCATCGGAAGCTGTCTGTCCCACGCGGCGATGGTCGGAGCGGTTGCGGCGGCTCTTGTGAATCAGAATCCGATAATCGGAGCCGTGCTGCTGTCGACGGCGGCTTCGGGATGGGCGGCCTTTCTGCCCGCTCATCAAAACCGGCTGGACGCCAATACCGGCCAAGCGGTTCTGCTGGCCTTTCTGATGGGGCTTGTGTTTTTGGGAGTGGGTATCGAACAGAACCGGCGCAGCGAAATGCTGGCCCTGCTGTGGGGTAATGTCCTGTTTGCAGGCTGGGATACGGCAGCGCTGAGCGGCCTTCTGTTCGGACTGCTGATTTTGTTTCTCACCGCTTTTGACGGAGAAATGAAAGCCATTCTCTTCAGCCGTTCTCTGGCAGCCGCCACGCGCCCGTATTCAACGCTGATTTATTTTCTTTTCCTGTGTTTGACCGGGCTGATGATTTCCGTGACGCTCCAGACCGTCGGGGGGCTGCTGCTGTTCAGTCTGCTGGTTTGTCCGGCGGCAGCGGCCTATCTGCTCGGACGGGGCTATCGAGCGGTTGTTTTTCTGGCGATGCTGTTCGGCGTGCTGTCCGCCGGATTCGGCCTTGTGATCTCCTATTTTCTCCGTCTGCCGACCGGCGCATGCATTGTTCTGGTCGGCACACTGTTTTTTTTGCTTGCCGCCGGACTGAAAATGCTCTTTCATATTCGGGAATGCGGGAATGAGTGTTGTATTGAACACAAAGCAGGATAA